The DNA segment CCCCAACAATTGCGTTACCAAGCCAGCAAGAATTCCGTCAAATGACCAGAACACAAAGGTCCCTAATGCGTCATAGGAGAAATTATTAATCCAGTCAATCGAGGTCTTGTAAACGGCTTCAGAAATGTAAGAAACGGGTACCTGCTTGTGAGAATTAAATAATTAGTGAACTTAAATACCAaagaaaaaaaacttaaaataaaaacaaatcaatGCTATAAACACCGATACCAAAGCGATCACGTCATAAAGTTATACTCTATATAACCACGAGAAATAGCAGCAGGCAAATACGATCGGATACCACAGTAAAGAAAGAATGTCGATTTTAAAGAACACCTTAAGTTTTGTCACCCAGAAAAGTTGTTCCAAAATCCTTCTGTCAATTACAAAGAACAAAGAATCTCATAGTTCATGAATTTGAATCATGtatgaaaatttcgaaaactCATTTTACCTCTCATTATTTCCAATAATATAATAGGGATCCGTGTGTAAGAAAAAGCCCTCTTTTAGTAAAGCAAGAGATATTAAGAAATGCACGTGAATCATAGTAACTCATAGATAGTTATCTGGCTCTcattatcaaaattttcaatcaGACATCCCAAATAACTCATAGATCAGTTTTGATATAAAGATATCGTTTTCATATGCATAATGGAAGTATGGAACACAAACCACCCAAACTTTACTATCAATATTGACAATTTTGGGGCATATAAACTAATTGCAGGATGTCAATATCTCCCTTTGGGCTTTGACCAATTAGTAAAGCCggtgaaatttgaaaaattatccatgcaaaatttttcaaataatCGCCAATTCACAGGTACACTACCATTCCGCGGACTAGTGCATGATAAGATTTTCGTAGATTCCCTTTACATAATATTGTAAATGATATAGTCACAGAGATAACAAGAATTTCTGGCTAACTCACATCAGCTATTTTTGCCACCGCAGATTCTCTAAACAGCTTCAGCCACGGGAACTGTGATGCGCTGACCCCGGAAAATGCACGCCCAAAATAATCGGCAAACCTCATCAATTGTATGTCTTGCTGCCCTTCGTACGATCCCTACACACAACACATTCGAAATAAACAAAAATGGAAATTATCCAATTCCACAAAGAGCGAGGAAAATAGAAGACAAAAAAGGTGTTAACAAACCAGTAAATTAACACGTTACCGAAATGTCGGAAAGAAAAGCTGCAAGATCAGAATCGTCGATCTTGGCAGCGGCCTCCGTCAGCGTCACCTTAGGCTTTTTAAGCTTCTTCGGCTTCTCCTTCTTATTCGCCTCCGCAGCATTACTCTGTTTAATATCAATATCAGAATCGCTGttctcatcatcatcttcatctccTCCGAAATTCTTCCTCGATCTCAACGGCAACTTATCATCGTCATCGTAAATCGAGGCAGCGGCGCGCTGTGCCTCCAATATCCGGCGCCGTTCTTCCGAGTGCTTCTCCAGGCCCTTGAAAACACTTCCTTTTTCAGGTAAAGCTCCGGATCCGTCCTGTACGGCCTGATTTTTTCGTTGTTTTTTGGCGTAGGAAACTTTCTGCCAGCCATGATCGTTGGCTTCGGATGCGAGGGAAAATGATTTATCTTCTTCCATTAATGCGGGAAAAAAAAATCAGTGAAAATTGGGAGGAGAAAGGGATCGGAGAAAGAGAAAGAAATGGATCGTTTGTCGGAGAAATAACTGATGTGTGTCTTGACTGTGAATCAAGAAATTGACCTCTTTGTTTGAGTAGATAGAAATTTAAGAGGagaggatttttttaaaaaaaggtttTAAGAGgatatttttgtttttgcttcTAGGTAGATATTTTCGAATGATATCCTAATCTCACGTCAAAATTTGTGTTTGAAATTTCAACTTTTTAACATACTTTTGTCATCAAGCCGTATGTAAAATAATAACTTTGAAATATATGTATCTAATTGAGTCAAAAGAacgattgaaaaaaaaaagtaaaaacatAACATTTATTTTCATGGCCGTGGCCTAATTCTATCCGAAAAACCTCCAcgatgtttttgtttttgttagtAATTGCGGTGACATACGCGATAAGTGTGCTTTTTGGGGACAAaaaatgttttcaaattttgaagttcgatataataatttttgaaattgaaatgataaaaaaaataataaatacagTAAAAAGATATTGGTGAATAaaagatattttaaaattattgtgATGAGTTGGAGGGTATTTTACTTCATTTTGTACTattgtataaaataataattgatttttttgattttatcTCCTTTTTTTCCTTCGAGATGGTTTATGATTTCACAAATAGAAATGTGAGAAAGATGAGAGGAGATGCTACGGAAGCACTAAGAAGGAAAATTTCCAATTGAGATTGAGTTGGGAAGTTacttttggaaaaaaataaaaggagCTGGTGAGAGTGAGATGATTATAAAACCATATGATTATATAGAGCACGAAgaagaaaaaatttcaattgAAACTGACAAGTGAGAATATGGACCGGAGTGGGGAagttatttttggaaaaaaatcaaatatagaTGGTGATATGATAGTAAAATCATCAGATGAAATATCTAATATCAAGCATGACAATGGGTGTAAAATGTGGGTGGGAGGGGGGGATTTAAgttctataaatatatatagatatatttgTAATAATTAGCAAACATAGGACACGTGTTTTTTGtgtaacaaaataattttggttACGATCACTTTTTTATTTGTATATttctggattttttttttaattctggTCAACATGTTATTAGGAGAAAAAAAtcatgtaaaaaataaaaaatagaagcTAAATGAAAATATGATGAAAATTCTCAAGGCATGAGGTTGATGGTTAGTAGgatagttgttttttttttttttgagtgggTAAATGAtgtatttcttattttttttaatttttttttttgtggaagGTAAGGAGAAGGACTAATTAGTGatttaaaaatcaattataaaataaaaaaatgattgaTTCTATTTTATGAAGAAATAATTAAAGGTGTAttcgaaaagtcattaaaaaataaaaataccaaaaacTGTTTTTTCTAGTGGGTTTATCTATTATTATAtggtaaaaatttaaaaatagtaaaaatatatacaataaaaataaagataataaaGATAGTTTGGAGATGTTTAGTCTTTAGAGAAATCAACTCCATCGATGAATATCCAAATCTATTTTCAAagaattatttaattacatTTCATTTTCCTGATTGCAAATCAACTAGCGTCGTCCGTgtgaaattaaattttttagaaacaaaagtGTAGCGTGTATAtaaatgtatatgtatattgaCCAATATACCTAAACAAACAGAGGGGCAGAGAGAGCCACCAATGTACATCGGAATATATTTTTCATCTGGTGGAATTACAAACTTCCCACAAATAAGTTACTTATTCATTGCAAGAAAAAACTCgcttaaaaattttaatcagTGATCAGCAAATTCATTTCTGGTGACTGATTCTTCTTGCATTATAACTTGATTCAAGATCTCCACCACTTGGCTCATCGCCGGCCGATCTTTCGGGTTCTTGTTGAGACAGCTATCAGCCAATTTTGCAATGGTTCTAGCCGAGTCCGGGGAATACTGATTTTGCAATCGTCGATCGATTACCATGTCAAACCTCTTGGTTTGGGGTGGAAATTGCCTCACCCATTCAATAAGCTTTTGCTCTGCCAACGGAAGGTTTCTTTCCAGTGTCCGCCTTCCCGTGATTATCTCATAAACCACAACTCCAAAGCTCCATATATCACTCTTGATCGTTAGATGCCCCGTCTCTACATACTCTGGAGCCGCATAGCCGCGTGTACCGATTGGCGCGGTGGATACATGAGATCGGTCCCCTGTAGGGCCTTCTCTTGCAAGACCAAAGTCCGAAAGCTTGGCATTGAATTCCTTGTCCAATAGGACGTTGGAGGACTTGAAGTCCCTGTATATCACCTACATTGCAAAGCACGACTATCATCATAAGGACAAATTTTGGACCAAGACTGCACATTGCAATGAGCCATAGGGTGATCAAAGTCGGATGGCCGGTCATATTATACATCGAAGACACCTTCTGGTTCGGTTGATATCATCTGATACTATAATGAAGTGAACTAAACATGAGCTTGAAAATACGTATAAATTTCTTAATTGGGCAGGGGCAGGGGCAGGGGCAGGGGCGATGAGTACCTGTGCTTGCAAACCTTCGTGCAGATAAGCCATTCCTAAAGCAGCCCCGAGAATAATGCGTAGTCTAGTGATCCATGGTATTGTGGGCTTCGCCTTGTTGAAAAGATGATCCTCCAAGCTTTTGTTAGGCATGTACTCGTATACCAATAATCTTTGGATTCCTCTTTCTCCATCGGAGGAACAGTATCCGAAAAGCTTCACCAGATTAGGGTGATTCAGAACTCCAAGGAATTGAATCTCTGCAATCCACTGCTTGTGGCCCTGCATCATCATATACATCtcaaaattgtaatatttatcaAGAACTTAGAAGACCAATTGCAATATCGTAATGAATTACCTGCCAACCTTGTGGATCGAGTTTCTTGATAGCAACAACAGTACTGGGTTCTCCCTCACCACTTTCTGGCTTGATCGTACCTTTGTACACAGTCCCGAAGCCACCCT comes from the Henckelia pumila isolate YLH828 chromosome 1, ASM3356847v2, whole genome shotgun sequence genome and includes:
- the LOC140880074 gene encoding probable serine/threonine-protein kinase PBL19 is translated as MMKCLCIFFKENTEGMPRKSGPKLRKSTVSAPSNRSIADLRVFSVSELKEATSNFSKLLRIGEGGFGTVYKGTIKPESGEGEPSTVVAIKKLDPQGWQGHKQWIAEIQFLGVLNHPNLVKLFGYCSSDGERGIQRLLVYEYMPNKSLEDHLFNKAKPTIPWITRLRIILGAALGMAYLHEGLQAQVIYRDFKSSNVLLDKEFNAKLSDFGLAREGPTGDRSHVSTAPIGTRGYAAPEYVETGHLTIKSDIWSFGVVVYEIITGRRTLERNLPLAEQKLIEWVRQFPPQTKRFDMVIDRRLQNQYSPDSARTIAKLADSCLNKNPKDRPAMSQVVEILNQVIMQEESVTRNEFADH